TGGTGCTCGAACTGGCGCTGGTTGCGGTGCTCTATGCCCACCGCTGGGCGCTGGTCAACCGGTTCGACGCGGTCCGGCCGCCGCACCGCACTGTGTTCACCGCCGCGACGCTCGCGCTGTCCGCGGCCGCCGCGGCCACCGTGCTGCGCCTCAGCGACGTCCAGGATCACCTCGCCGGCGGCGCCCGGCCAGGCTGGGTCGACCTGGCCGCCGTGGTCGTGGCGGCCGCGGTGCAGTGGGTGGTCAACACCGTGCTCGTCGGTACGGTCATCGCCTGGACGGTCACCGTCGAGCACCCCCGCCTGCTCCTGGGCAGCGCCTCGGACAACCTGCTGGAGATGGGCCAGCTGGCGCTCGGCGTGTTCGTCGCGCTCGCGCTGCTGTGGTGGCCGCCTGCCACGCTGCTGATGATCATCCCGACGTTCGCGCTGCACCAGTGCGTCCAGCTCGACCAGCTCAAGCTCGCCGCCCGCACCGACCAGCGCACCGGGCTGCTCAACGCGATCGCCTGGCACGAGCAGGCCGAGCGCGCGCTCCAGCGCACCCGCGGCCTGGTCGGGGTGCTGATGATCGACCTCGACTGGTTCAAGCGCATCAACGACACCCACGGCCACCCGGTCGGCGACGACGTCCTCGCCGCGGTGGCCACCGTCCTGACCAGGGCCGTCCGGCGCGGCGACACGGTCGGCCGGTACGGCGGCGAGGAGTTCGCCGTCCTGCTGCCCGAAGTCGACGAGGCCGAAGTCCGCGCCATCGCCGAGCGGATCCGGCTCCGGATCCGCGCGTTGCGCGTTTCCACGCCCCGGGGCGAGCCGGTGACGTTGTCGGCGACGATCGGCGCGGCCCTGCACCCGGCGATGCCGGAGGCCGATCTCGACGGCGTGATCCGGGCGGCCGACGACGCGCTGTACGCGGGCAAGAAAGCCGGCCGCGACCGGGTGGCCCTCGCCGGTCTCTGAGCAGTTCCGGCTGCACCCCATGCCGGGTGAATCGGCGGAACCGAGGTTTGCCCGCTCTCCTGGAGGGCAACTCCTGGCCATGGCTGAAGCGGGAATCACCGAAATGTCGGGCCGGGCCGGGGTCGTCGCGGGGCTGCGCCGCGTACTGCTGGCGTTCGGGGTCGGCGGGGCGCTGGCGTGCCTCGCCTGGATGGCGTTGTGGCTGGCCATGCACGTCTGATTTCCCGTGCCTGACGCGGGTGCCGGCCGGGGAGCCCGGCCGGCACCCGGGAGATCACTGGCAGGCTTCGCAGTCCGGGTCGTCGATGCGGCAGGCGGCCCCGTCGGTGAGCGGGAAGTCGAAGTCCTCCAGCTCGGGCACGGCGGTGGCGGTTTCTTCAGGGGTGGTGG
This window of the Amycolatopsis balhimycina FH 1894 genome carries:
- a CDS encoding GGDEF domain-containing protein, translated to MPGRVRVLVLGVVLAVFVLVALAARTAPALGEWMAAGWLAAAALPHLHASHWIQRCRRDRAGTPYVDLCSVWIFAGAIVLPLVLELALVAVLYAHRWALVNRFDAVRPPHRTVFTAATLALSAAAAATVLRLSDVQDHLAGGARPGWVDLAAVVVAAAVQWVVNTVLVGTVIAWTVTVEHPRLLLGSASDNLLEMGQLALGVFVALALLWWPPATLLMIIPTFALHQCVQLDQLKLAARTDQRTGLLNAIAWHEQAERALQRTRGLVGVLMIDLDWFKRINDTHGHPVGDDVLAAVATVLTRAVRRGDTVGRYGGEEFAVLLPEVDEAEVRAIAERIRLRIRALRVSTPRGEPVTLSATIGAALHPAMPEADLDGVIRAADDALYAGKKAGRDRVALAGL